TCGGGAAAATATTCTGTCTGTAGTAGAAAGATTAGGATATAAAAAATATATAACTAGAAGAGAAGTTAGTCTTCAAACGCTATCTATGTTCCTCTGCGATCATATTTTAAACAGTGGTGGTTTGCTCATCTCCGTCCTCCCGGCATCGACATTTTACACGATATACGGGAAGGGATATAAGTCTCTATTGAGAGAGAGGTACGATATAATTGCAATGATTGAGTGCAGATCAAGGGCATCTTTTTCAGAAGATAGTGGATTCAAGGAAATTATAATAGTGGCTATAAAGGGTTCTAATAAAAGGCCTACAGCGATTATCGGGCTAGACAATAACATCGAAGAAGTAGCTAAGGACATTACAAGTAGTAATATAATGCACCATGATACAGTAGACCTCCATAGCCTACCGCGATTCTTAGATATTAATTGGTTGGCCCTTTTTGAGGAAAATAGAGTGAGAGATCTTATCATCCATATATTCAATCAAGGATTAAAGAATGGAACATTAGGATATTGGAGCGAGATACTCGGTAAAGATAGCATCGTCCGAGGAGTTGAAATATATGGGCCGGAATTCTTCTTTATTCCGAATAGGTACTGGAATATCATAGAAGAGCAGGATAACTTCATAAAGATGAGAGGAAAAGATAGAGAATTGATCATTAACAGAGATTTTCTTGTGAGAACTCTCCGTAAACCGAGCCTTTATAGTCATAAAATAGAGGCAGATGTCAGAACATTCATGCTTTCAATTCCTCAAGTTGAGATTGAGGATTTACCGCACGATTTAAGGGAGTACATCAGATGGGGATCCGATTCGGGCACGGCGAAACCCGCTATGGATGCTTATGGAAGATTCTGGTATAGTCATGTTCATAGACAAATAAAGACCAAGGAACCTTTTGGACATGTTTTTATACCTGATAAGGTGGATCTTCTCTTTAAAAATAGAGGGGTGTTTGCAAATTATACTAAAGAACGAGTAGCTGCATCCAAAAACTTCTATATTGTCAAAGATGAAGATGAAGCTCGTACAAAAATTCTTATCGGATGGCTTAGCAGTACTATTTTCATCTCAGTTCTAGTGTTATTGGGTAGAAAGATATCGGAGACATGGACCAGATTTTTAGAAAATGATTATCTCGAATTACCTGTAATAAATTTGAACAAAGAAGATGAAACTATGTCGGAAGTGATCGGAAAAGTCGAT
The sequence above is drawn from the Candidatus Korarchaeum cryptofilum OPF8 genome and encodes:
- a CDS encoding N-6 DNA methylase gives rise to the protein MRISDILKKLDIEPINEESFQILVASLKTILKYAGDIESLMEWDAPVITNFNKLNSDEIKFIKSEVQKTNLSIRECQTRVQKIVPQEKRKKFAVYYTIKQGTNLMASIVEEYLSSRDGKIVLADPFLGSGSTLTTTIERVGAERIEKVWGIEPLPLPALVAYASLIHSMNGKKDAITVIVGDAFEEIPKVSSPFMQSKLSKADIILTNPPFTRWKYLERNYRENILSVVERLGYKKYITRREVSLQTLSMFLCDHILNSGGLLISVLPASTFYTIYGKGYKSLLRERYDIIAMIECRSRASFSEDSGFKEIIIVAIKGSNKRPTAIIGLDNNIEEVAKDITSSNIMHHDTVDLHSLPRFLDINWLALFEENRVRDLIIHIFNQGLKNGTLGYWSEILGKDSIVRGVEIYGPEFFFIPNRYWNIIEEQDNFIKMRGKDRELIINRDFLVRTLRKPSLYSHKIEADVRTFMLSIPQVEIEDLPHDLREYIRWGSDSGTAKPAMDAYGRFWYSHVHRQIKTKEPFGHVFIPDKVDLLFKNRGVFANYTKERVAASKNFYIVKDEDEARTKILIGWLSSTIFISVLVLLGRKISETWTRFLENDYLELPVINLNKEDETMSEVIGKVDRILTKHLPPLWEQLGEEYRYELDLAIARFIGLENPERVVENLYQLLSNRLYKIQ